A part of Rattus rattus isolate New Zealand chromosome 6, Rrattus_CSIRO_v1, whole genome shotgun sequence genomic DNA contains:
- the LOC116902865 gene encoding olfactory receptor 2F1-like gives MKKDNATWVSEFILMGLSSDKHIQAGLFVLFGVTYLLTLLGNGLIVLLIALDPRLHLPMYFFLCHLSVVDICYTSSGVPQMLAHFLMEKKTISFALCGTQHFFALALGGTEFLLLAAMAYDRYVAVCDPLRYTVVMSPRLCMGLAGVSWFVGLVNSAVETAVTMRLPTCGHNVLNHVACETLALVRLACVDITLNQVVILASSVVVLLVPCCLVSLSYAHIVAAIVKIRSTQGRRKAFETCASHLTVVSMSYGMALFTHMEPTSTASAEQDKVVVVFYAVVTPMLNPLIYSLRNKDVKAAFSRVLMKNFESKN, from the coding sequence ATGAAAAAAGACAATGCAACCTGGGTAAGTGAATTTATCCTCATGGGTCTCTCCAGTGACAAACACATTCAAGCTGGACTCTTTGTCCTCTTTGGGGTCACCTACCTGCTGACTCTGCTGGGCAATGGGCTCATTGTCCTGCTTATTGCACTGGACCCACGACTCCACCtgcccatgtacttcttcctctgtcACCTGTCAGTGGTAGACATCTGCTACACCTCCAGTGGTGTCCCCCAGATGCTAGCACACTTCCTCATGGAGAAGAAGACCATCTCTTTTGCCCTATGTGGGACCCAACACTTCTTCGCTCTGGCCctaggaggaactgagttcttgCTGCTGGctgccatggcctatgaccgctatgtggctgTCTGTGATCCACTACGGTACACAGTGGTGATGAGCCCAAGGCTCTGCATGGGTCTAGCAGGCGTCTCTTGGTTTGTGGGTTTAGTTAATTCTGCTGTGGAGACAGCGGTCACCATGCGCCTTCCTACCTGTGGGCACAATGTGCTCAACCATGTGGCCTGTGAGACACTGGCACTGGTCAGGTTGGCCTGTGTGGACATCACCCTCAACCAAGTGGTGATTCTGGCCTCTAGtgtggtggtgctgctggtgcCCTGCTGCCTGGTCTCTCTGTCCTATGCCCACATTGTGGCTGCCATCGTGAAGATCCGCTCTACCCAGGGACGGCGCAAAGCCTTTGAGACCTGTGCCTCCCACCTGACTGTGGTCTCCATGTCTTATGGGATGGCCCTCTTCACACATATGGAGCccacctccacagcctctgctgaGCAGGACAAGGTGGTGGTGGTCTTCTATGCTGTGGTCACCCCCATGCTGAATCCTCTCATCTACAgtctgaggaacaaggatgtaAAGGCCGCCTTCAGTCGAGTTCTGATGAAGAACTTTGAGTCAAAGAATTAG